The following coding sequences lie in one Thermoleophilia bacterium genomic window:
- a CDS encoding cation transporter, with product MQTSSHAFWGRTGRILQIAPTVTPNPGQSQDDRRRKRLVRVISVSIAAAVLTIAMKTVAWLLTDSIGLLSDAAESVVNLVAALVALAVILWSTRPPDEDHSYGHEKADYLAAGFEGALIVLAAVTIAYAAIGRLIDPVPLTDVGAGLAVSVAATLVNLFVGRFLISTGHEETSMTLEADGRHLMTDVWTSAGVIVGVALVYLTGFERLDPIIALLVAANIVRTGISLMRGSMSGLMDKALPDDELRAVTRILDAHAGETIQFHALRTRRAGRRAFVSVHVLVPGGWSVQQGHDFAEGIEGELRDVFDQATVFTHLEPIEDPLSFEDTDLDRSPDFHGPHGGRGA from the coding sequence ATGCAGACTAGTTCACACGCCTTTTGGGGGAGGACTGGGAGAATCCTTCAGATCGCTCCGACAGTTACCCCGAACCCGGGTCAAAGCCAGGATGACCGGCGACGAAAGCGTCTGGTCAGAGTCATCTCCGTGTCGATCGCCGCGGCGGTCCTGACGATCGCGATGAAGACCGTCGCCTGGCTGCTGACCGATTCGATCGGACTGCTCTCCGACGCCGCCGAATCGGTGGTCAACCTGGTCGCCGCACTGGTCGCCCTCGCCGTGATCCTGTGGTCTACCCGTCCGCCGGACGAAGACCACTCTTACGGCCACGAGAAAGCCGATTACCTCGCGGCCGGGTTCGAAGGGGCCCTGATCGTCCTGGCGGCGGTCACGATCGCCTACGCCGCGATCGGCCGGCTGATCGATCCCGTCCCTTTGACTGACGTCGGAGCCGGTCTGGCCGTATCGGTCGCCGCCACGCTGGTCAACCTGTTCGTCGGCAGATTCCTGATTTCGACCGGCCACGAAGAAACGTCGATGACGCTCGAAGCCGACGGGCGGCACCTGATGACCGACGTCTGGACCTCGGCCGGAGTGATCGTCGGAGTCGCCCTGGTCTACCTCACCGGCTTCGAGCGCCTCGACCCGATCATCGCGTTGCTGGTCGCCGCAAACATCGTGCGAACCGGGATCTCACTGATGCGCGGATCGATGTCCGGCCTGATGGACAAGGCGCTGCCCGACGACGAGCTGCGGGCGGTGACCCGCATTCTCGACGCACACGCCGGCGAAACCATCCAGTTCCATGCATTGCGTACGCGGCGGGCCGGGCGGCGGGCGTTCGTCTCGGTGCACGTCCTGGTCCCCGGCGGGTGGTCGGTCCAGCAGGGCCACGACTTCGCCGAAGGAATCGAAGGGGAGCTGCGGGACGTCTTCGACCAGGCCACTGTCTTCACGCACCTCGAGCCGATCGAGGATCCGCTTTCCTTCGAGGACACCGACCTCGACCGCTCACCCGATTTCCACGGCCCGCACGGCGGACGGGGCGCCTGA
- the secA gene encoding preprotein translocase subunit SecA: MAKQLIDRALRLGEGRKFKSYQKRVESINRIEPEMEILEDDELLEEADSLRERARSGESLDDLLAETFALTREAAKRTLGQRHYDVQLIGGMVVHDGAIAEMKTGEGKTLTSTLSIVLNTLAGGSVHVVTVNDYLSKRDALWMKPIYDILGVEVAWIQEDDDPEERRAKYAADITYGTNSEFGFDYLRDNMAPTIEQKVQGTHDFAIVDEVDNILIDEARTPLIISGAPEQAAQTYYTFARMAKQLVGVPAKTKLKSMGESKDTSDADFDYEFDEKHKTIAPTERGVTNAEKFIGVENLYLAENGNLVNHLIQSLKAESLYRKDKDYAVVEGEVMIIDEFTGRILEGRRWSEGLHQAVEAKEGVAIREENQTLATITLQNYFRLYEKLSGMTGTALTEATEFMKIYKVPVVEVPTNKPTARDDQNDQIFKTREGKWKALIRELVRRNETGQPILVGTVSVETSEMISDALKKQGIQHEVLNAKPEYAEREGETIAQAGRKGALTIATNMAGRGVDIKLGGDPEGMAHPLVVKQGLNPEDEGYKEAVEKASTEFKPETEAEGEEVRELGGLFICGTERHESRRIDNQLRGRAGRQGDPGASRFFLSAEDDVIRLFAGDRIYKILDRLGPVGDDGEEMPLEAKMLTKTVENAQKKVEEQNFLIRKRVLEYDDVMNEQRRVVYKYRGEILEGRDMSEIAREELANVISRQVDEYTPGDLIEDWDLTELDTQLHLIWPCSIDVEGMAPEAVDRESLKADLIDDADEAYRERETELGEEVMRYLERTLLMQVIDSRWREHLYDMDYLREGIHLRGFAQIDPLVAYKNEGYSMFSELMNAIWEEFSKLVFNVEIEIEPEAEGAFAPPSDEPEQLGYSGGTLESQPSALTESAVEDETPPDGRGAVGFSAGSSATIATGGTATKVKTERENIGRNDPCWCGSGKKYKKCHGS; the protein is encoded by the coding sequence ATGGCCAAACAGCTAATCGATCGCGCTCTCCGTCTCGGAGAAGGGCGCAAGTTCAAGTCCTACCAGAAGCGGGTCGAGTCGATCAACCGGATCGAGCCCGAGATGGAGATCCTCGAAGACGACGAACTGCTCGAAGAAGCGGACTCCCTGCGCGAGCGGGCCCGCAGCGGCGAATCGCTCGACGACCTGCTGGCGGAAACCTTCGCACTGACCCGGGAAGCGGCCAAACGCACCCTCGGGCAGCGCCATTACGACGTCCAGCTGATCGGCGGCATGGTCGTTCACGACGGCGCCATCGCCGAGATGAAGACCGGTGAGGGCAAGACTCTGACCAGCACCCTGTCGATCGTCCTTAACACGCTGGCCGGCGGCTCGGTCCACGTGGTCACGGTCAACGATTACCTCTCCAAGCGAGACGCGCTCTGGATGAAGCCGATCTACGACATCCTCGGAGTCGAAGTGGCCTGGATCCAGGAGGACGACGATCCGGAGGAGCGGCGCGCCAAGTACGCCGCCGACATCACGTACGGCACCAACTCCGAGTTCGGCTTCGACTACCTGCGCGACAACATGGCCCCGACGATTGAACAGAAGGTTCAGGGCACTCACGACTTCGCGATCGTCGACGAGGTCGACAACATCCTGATCGACGAGGCGCGGACTCCGCTGATCATCTCCGGCGCCCCCGAGCAGGCGGCCCAGACCTATTACACGTTCGCCCGCATGGCCAAGCAGCTGGTCGGCGTGCCGGCCAAGACCAAGCTGAAGTCGATGGGCGAATCGAAGGACACGTCGGACGCTGATTTCGACTACGAGTTCGACGAGAAGCACAAGACCATCGCTCCGACCGAACGCGGCGTGACCAACGCCGAGAAGTTCATCGGTGTGGAGAACCTCTACCTGGCCGAGAACGGCAACCTGGTCAACCACCTGATCCAGTCGCTCAAGGCCGAATCGCTCTACCGCAAGGACAAGGACTATGCGGTGGTTGAAGGCGAAGTGATGATCATCGACGAGTTCACCGGCCGCATCCTCGAAGGACGCCGCTGGTCGGAGGGCCTCCACCAGGCCGTCGAAGCGAAGGAAGGGGTGGCGATCCGCGAGGAGAACCAGACCCTGGCGACGATCACCCTGCAGAACTACTTCCGCCTCTACGAGAAGCTTTCCGGCATGACTGGTACCGCGCTGACCGAGGCGACCGAGTTCATGAAGATCTACAAGGTCCCCGTGGTCGAAGTGCCGACCAACAAGCCGACCGCACGCGATGACCAGAACGACCAGATCTTCAAAACCCGCGAAGGCAAGTGGAAGGCCTTAATACGCGAATTAGTTAGGCGCAACGAGACCGGCCAGCCGATCCTCGTGGGTACGGTTTCGGTCGAGACCTCCGAGATGATTTCGGATGCTCTGAAGAAGCAGGGCATCCAGCACGAAGTCCTCAACGCCAAGCCGGAATACGCCGAGCGCGAAGGCGAGACGATCGCCCAGGCCGGGCGCAAGGGCGCGCTCACGATCGCGACCAACATGGCCGGCCGTGGTGTCGACATCAAGCTCGGAGGCGATCCCGAAGGGATGGCCCATCCGCTGGTGGTCAAGCAGGGCCTCAATCCGGAGGACGAGGGCTACAAGGAAGCGGTCGAGAAGGCATCGACCGAATTCAAGCCGGAGACCGAAGCCGAAGGTGAAGAGGTCCGTGAGCTCGGTGGGCTGTTCATCTGTGGCACCGAACGCCACGAGTCACGGCGCATCGACAACCAGCTGCGCGGCCGTGCCGGCCGTCAGGGCGACCCCGGCGCATCACGCTTCTTCCTCTCGGCCGAGGACGACGTCATCCGCCTCTTCGCCGGTGACCGCATCTACAAGATCCTCGACCGGCTCGGTCCGGTCGGTGACGACGGTGAAGAGATGCCGCTCGAGGCGAAGATGCTCACGAAGACCGTCGAGAACGCCCAGAAGAAGGTCGAAGAGCAGAACTTCCTGATCCGCAAACGCGTCCTCGAGTACGACGACGTGATGAACGAGCAGCGCCGTGTGGTCTACAAGTACCGCGGCGAGATCCTCGAAGGCCGTGACATGTCGGAGATCGCGCGTGAAGAACTGGCCAACGTGATCAGCCGCCAGGTCGACGAATACACGCCGGGCGACCTGATCGAGGACTGGGACCTGACCGAACTCGACACGCAGCTCCACCTGATCTGGCCCTGCTCGATCGACGTCGAAGGCATGGCGCCCGAAGCGGTCGACCGTGAGAGCCTCAAGGCCGATCTCATCGACGATGCCGACGAGGCCTACCGCGAACGCGAGACCGAGCTCGGCGAAGAGGTCATGCGGTACCTCGAGCGCACTCTGCTGATGCAGGTGATCGACAGCCGCTGGCGCGAACACCTCTACGACATGGACTACCTGCGTGAAGGCATCCACCTGCGCGGGTTCGCCCAGATCGACCCGCTGGTCGCGTACAAGAACGAGGGCTACTCGATGTTCTCGGAGCTGATGAACGCCATCTGGGAAGAGTTCAGCAAGCTGGTCTTCAACGTCGAGATCGAGATTGAGCCCGAGGCTGAAGGTGCTTTCGCACCGCCGTCCGACGAGCCCGAGCAGCTCGGCTATTCCGGTGGCACCCTCGAATCCCAGCCTTCGGCCCTGACCGAATCGGCGGTCGAGGACGAGACCCCGCCCGACGGGCGCGGTGCGGTCGGATTCTCGGCCGGCTCCTCGGCGACGATCGCCACCGGCGGGACCGCGACCAAGGTCAAGACTGAGCGCGAGAACATCGGCCGGAATGACCCCTGCTGGTGCGGCTCGGGCAAGAAGTACAAGAAGTGCCACGGGTCCTGA
- the prfB gene encoding peptide chain release factor 2: MAEAVNIESVPARLTAIQDNLTLLDDYLDPAALQTEIDRLENEMQDPAFWDDQEKAAKASAEHSRAQKKLTSFRGLQSEATDLVEMAEMAEADAEMAAELDDQLASVESRLEELEEARLFSGEYDAGDALVTVHAGAGGTDSQDWAEILLRMYLRWAERRGFTVEMKEASEGDEAGLKSATFMLKGENAYGLIAAERGVHRLVRISPFDSSARRHTSFAQVDVAPVVDETVDVEIDETEVRVDTYRASGAGGQHVNKTDSAVRLTHLPTGVVVQCQNERSQTQNKAQAMQMLKSKLIELEERKRTEAMNKERGEMKDVAWGSQIRSYVMHPYTMVKDHRTDYEVGDTQKVLDGDIDGFIREYLNRTVV, translated from the coding sequence ATGGCCGAAGCCGTAAACATCGAATCCGTTCCGGCCCGGCTGACGGCGATCCAGGACAACCTGACCCTGCTCGACGACTATCTCGATCCGGCTGCCCTTCAGACCGAAATCGACCGTCTCGAGAACGAAATGCAGGACCCGGCATTCTGGGACGACCAGGAGAAGGCGGCCAAGGCCTCGGCCGAGCATTCGCGGGCTCAGAAGAAGCTGACGAGCTTCCGCGGACTCCAGTCCGAGGCCACCGACCTGGTCGAGATGGCCGAGATGGCCGAAGCCGACGCCGAGATGGCGGCCGAGCTCGACGACCAGCTCGCTTCGGTCGAATCCCGGCTCGAGGAACTCGAAGAAGCCCGGCTCTTCAGTGGCGAGTACGACGCCGGCGACGCCCTGGTCACGGTCCACGCCGGCGCCGGCGGGACCGATTCCCAGGACTGGGCCGAGATCCTCCTGCGCATGTATCTGCGCTGGGCCGAACGCCGCGGTTTCACGGTCGAGATGAAAGAGGCGTCCGAAGGCGACGAAGCCGGCCTCAAGTCGGCGACCTTCATGCTCAAGGGGGAGAACGCCTACGGGCTGATCGCGGCCGAGCGCGGCGTCCACCGGCTGGTCCGTATCTCACCCTTCGATTCCTCCGCCCGCCGCCACACGAGTTTCGCCCAGGTGGACGTGGCCCCGGTCGTCGACGAGACGGTGGACGTCGAGATCGATGAGACTGAAGTCCGGGTCGACACCTACCGTGCGTCCGGTGCCGGCGGACAGCACGTCAACAAGACCGACTCCGCCGTCCGCCTGACCCACTTGCCGACCGGCGTGGTCGTCCAGTGCCAGAACGAACGGTCACAGACACAGAACAAGGCCCAGGCGATGCAGATGCTGAAGTCCAAGCTGATCGAGCTCGAAGAACGCAAGCGCACCGAGGCCATGAACAAGGAGCGCGGCGAAATGAAGGACGTGGCCTGGGGATCCCAGATCCGAAGCTACGTAATGCACCCGTACACGATGGTCAAGGATCACCGCACCGACTACGAAGTCGGAGATACCCAGAAGGTCCTCGACGGCGATATCGACGGGTTCATCCGCGAGTACCTGAACCGCACTGTGGTCTGA